The Impatiens glandulifera chromosome 8, dImpGla2.1, whole genome shotgun sequence genome includes a window with the following:
- the LOC124911638 gene encoding ATP-dependent Clp protease proteolytic subunit-like: MGSLLIRITRKVAVNAGLLFSSMAKTSNNMMISRRLSSAAVTKRSYSMVSDIHLKERNIYIIESMDKYNSVNNIIKNLLFLESENPSKPINLYINYPFGVPAVYAGMAIYDAMQYIRCPINTICLGQAMEMSSLLLAAGTNGRRFALPNSEITIYQTAYHPQMDEYWVKKMDVLSALYFKHTGQTVEIISEKHPLESYILTPEKAKKLGLIDEVVIQRPDGLMTVQNAPENV; encoded by the exons TAAAGTTGCGGTAAATGCTGGCCTATTGTTTTCGTCAATGGCGAAAACATCTAATAACATGATGATCAGCCGACGGTTGTCTTCGGCAGCAGTGACAAAAAGATCTTATTCCATGGTCTCTGATATCCatttaaaagaaagaaacatTTACATCATTGAGAGTATGGACAAGTATAATTCggtcaataatattataaaaaatcttTTGTTCCTGGAGTCCGAGAACCCGTCCAAGCCCATCAACTTGTACATCAATTATCCTTTTGGTGTGCCTGCTGTTTATGCAG GTATGGCTATCTACGACGCAATGCAGTATATTCGATGTCCCATAAACACAATATGTTTGGGTCAAGCTATGGAGATGAGCTCACTCTTGTTGGCTGCAGGGACAAATGGACGAAGATTTGCTCTCCCAAATTCAGAGATTACGATTTATCAAACAGCTTATCATCCACAAATGGATGAGTATTGGGTCAAGAAGATGGATGTATTGAGTGCATTGTATTTCAAACATACTGGACAAACTGTAGAAATAATCTCGGAAAAGCATCCATTGGAGAGCTATATCTTGACTCCTGAAAAGGCCAAGAAATTGGGACTAATTGATGAGGTCGTTATCCAACGTCCTGATGGGCTGATGACAGTTCAAAATGCACCGGAGAATGTTTAG
- the LOC124911218 gene encoding pentatricopeptide repeat-containing protein At5g21222-like: MEEYGVKPDVVTFSTIMNAWSSQGQMEKCQEIFQDMVKTRIEPDIHVFSILAKGYVRSGSPAEAEAVLKTMKQYSVRPNVVIFTTIISGCCSAGEMEYAMRIYERMCLLDISPNLKTFETLIWGFGEAKQPWKAEELIQVMEEKGFKPEKKTIQLVVDAWRSIGLVDEAKRISQDEEEDNIEASYSNVLQIPTTMSSSNNGRSHMVINYYGIQSESVSIKMKLRNHNLSWGRRSITTQPQPKTCKLQSCVIYRPHVNSSSSSSGVVIWN, from the exons ATGGAAGAATATG GTGTAAAACCAGACGTGGTAACATTCAGCACAATCATGAACGCTTGGAGTTCACAAGGACAGATGGAGAAATGTCAAGAAATTTTCCAAGACATGGTGAAGACTCGAATAGAACCCGACATTCATGTTTTCAGCATTCTGGCAAAAGGATACGTTCGATCAGGATCACCAGCTGAAGCAGAAGCTGTTCTCAAGACAATGAAACAATACTCTGTTCGACCAAACGTTGTCATCTTCACAACAATCATCAGTGGATGTTGCAGTGCAGGGGAAATGGAATACGCTATGAGAATCTACGAAAGAATGTGCCTACTTGACATCTCCccgaatttgaaaacatttgaaACTCTTATATGGGGATTTGGAGAAGCTAAACAGCCATGGAAGGCGGAAGAGTTGATTCAGGTTATGGAAGAAAAGGGTTTTAAGCCTGAGAAGAAAACAATTCAGTTAGTTGTTGATGCGTGGCGTTCTATCGGGTTAGTTGACGAAGCCAAGAGGATTTCacaagatgaagaagaggataATATAGAAGCTTCTTATTCAAATGTCTTGCAAATACCAACAACTATGTCTTCAAGTAATAATGGGAGGAGCCATATGGTGATAAATTATTATGGAATCCAATCTGAAAGTGTTAGCATCAAAATGAAGCTTCGAAATCATAACCTCAGCTGGGGGCGAAGATCGATAACTACACAACCGCAGCCCAAAACTTGCAAATTGCAGTCTTGTGTTATTTACAGGCCTCATgtaaattcttcatcttcttcttctggaGTGGTGATCTGGAACTGA
- the LOC124911213 gene encoding proline-rich receptor-like protein kinase PERK1 — translation MSTSPAPTSPPTDTTSPPPPATSPPPTSSPPPPVVSPPAPTAPAPSPPPTAPAPSPPPPVTPTTSPPAPVTTSPPPASSTTPSSPPPPETSGSTPRGTTSPPPPPPSSSTNSPTSTSSSSNSSTISTGLVVGIAIGGIAIIALLTLLLICFCKKKRRREDDYYVPPPHVHGPKDGGRIIQGQQNVPPPASYAVSMLPPTSPYRPPPPPAQAQHHISSGGGSRESSSLPPPSPGMFSKSTFTYEELSIATNGFSEANLLGQGGFGYVHKGVLPNGKEVAIKQLKAGSGQGDREFHAEVDTISRVHHKHLVSLVGYCTTGSQRLLVYEFLPNDTLEFHLHGKGRPPMDWSTRLKIALGAAKGFAYLHEDCHPKIIHRDIKASNILLDFNFEAMVADFGLAKFTSEVETHVSTRVMGTFGYLAPEYASSGKLTDKSDVFSFGVVLLELITGRRPFDSSFAYTDDSLVDWARPLLTRALDDGNFDSLVDPRLQKDYNHNEMSRMVACAAACVRHSARRRPRMSQVVRALEGDVSLADLNEGIKPGHSTVYSSHESSDYDTSQYNEDMKKFRKMAFETQEQGSSEYSGGKTTSEYGLNPSGSSSEGVNTREMEMGRLKKDSSGFGIGS, via the exons ATGTCAACGTCGCCGGCGCCGACATCGCCTCCAACCGACACCACTTCTCCACCTCCTCCGGCTACATCTCCTCCTCCAACCAGCTCACCTCCACCTCCGGTTGTTTCTCCACCTGCGCCAACAGCTCCGGCACCGTCTCCTCCGCCAACAGCTCCGGCACCGTCTCCTCCGCCTCCTGTCACACCTACTACATCTCCGCCGGCGCCGGTAACAACTTCTCCACCGCCGGCTTCGTCAACAACTCCATCGTCTCCACCTCCGCCGGAAACCTCCGGATCAACTCCTAGGGGAACCACTTCCCCGCCGCCGCCTCCTCCTTCTTCGTCTACAAACTCACCTACGAGCACGAGCTCGAGCTCCAATTCATCGACTATATCGACAGGACTTGTTGTTGGAATCGCTATTGGCGGCATTGCAATTATTGCACTTTTGACTCTTCTCTTGATTTGCTtttgcaagaagaagagaaggagagaAGACGATTACTACGTTCCGCCTCCTCATGTTCATGGTCCTAAAG ATGGCGGCAGGATCATCCAAGGGCAGCAAAACGTTCCACCACCAGCCAGCTATGCAGTCTCAATGTTACCGCCAACCTCTCCCTACcgtcctcctcctccaccaGCACAAGCGCAACACCATATAAGCAGCGGCGGAGGATCGAGAGAATCATCGTCACTGCCACCACCTTCTCCAGGGATGTTCTCAAAGAGCACTTTCACTTACGAGGAATTATCAATTGCTACTAATGGCTTTTCAGAGGCTAACCTTCTTGGACAAGGTGGATTTGGATATGTTCACAAAGGTGTTCTTCCTAATGGAAAAGAAGTGGCCATTAAGCAGCTTAAAGCTGGAAGTGGACAAGGAGATCGTGAATTTCATGCTGAGGTTGATACTATTAGTCGTGTCCATCATAAACATCTCGTCTCTTTGGTTGGATATTGCACCACTGGTTCACAAAGATTGCTCGTTTACGAGTTTCTTCCTAACGATACATTAGAGTTCCATTTACatg GAAAGGGAAGACCTCCAATGGACTGGTCAACAAGACTCAAAATTGCTCTAGGGGCTGCAAAAGGATTTGCATATCTACACGAAGACT GCCATCCGAAAATCATCCATCGCGATATTAAGGCATCCAACATTCTCCTGGATTTCAACTTCGAGGCAATGGTTGCAGATTTTGGACTTGCAAAGTTTACTTCTGAAGTTGAAACTCATGTCTCAACTCGAGTCATGGGTACCTTCGG ATACCTAGCTCCAGAATATGCATCATCGGGGAAACTGACAGACAAGTCCGATGTTTTCTCATTTGGTGTTGTGCTTTTAGAATTGATTACTGGGCGTCGTCCTTTTGATTCTAGTTTTGCTTATACAGATGATAGTTTGGTTGATTGG GCTAGGCCTTTGCTGACACGAGCTTTGGACGATGGGAATTTTGATTCTCTAGTCGACCCACGATTGCAGAAGGATTACAATCACAACGAGATGTCTCGCATGGTTGCTTGTGCTGCAGCTTGTGTTCGCCACTCAGCACGACGTAGACCTAGAATGAGTCAG GTTGTGAGGGCATTAGAAGGAGATGTATCGTTGGCTGATCTAAACGAAGGAATCAAGCCTGGACACAGTACAGTATACAGTTCTCATGAAAGTTCTGATTACGACACAAGCCAATACAATGAAGATATGAAGAAATTTAGGAAGATGGCTTTCGAAACACAGGAACAGGGAAGTAGCGAGTACAGTGGAGGAAAAACTACGAGCGAATATGGTTTGAATCCATCCGGTTCAAGCAGTGAAGGAGTTAACACGAGAGAAATGGAAATGGGGAGGTTGAAGAAAGACAGTTCAGGGTTCGGTATTGGAAGCTAA